The proteins below come from a single Juglans regia cultivar Chandler chromosome 12, Walnut 2.0, whole genome shotgun sequence genomic window:
- the LOC108980800 gene encoding uncharacterized protein LOC108980800 — protein MSTTQITACRPKPYVRIISQSHRLPSNRCILAIRDNCLPRTSLRLSANASYHQQCMAVSNYQQSMPVCSLGGEGNKEGGNGGSPWKAIQNVIGRFKGKSLEDELRQRIEKKGYYDDSGGDGIRPPGGGGGGGGGGGDASGGSEDEGLAGIVDETLQVILATIGFIFMYVYIINGEEMTRLAKDYIKYLFGGNQSARLRRAMYKWGRFYKKLTQKKKTDPLWLEKSIINTTTWWDSPEKYRRLVRALESNSDQE, from the exons ATGAGCACCACGCAGATAACTGCCTGCAGGCCAAAACCCTATGTTAGAATTATTTCTCAATCCCACCGCCTACCTTCGAATCGATGCATTTTAGCCATCCGTGATAATTGTCTTCCAAGAACTTCCTTGAGGCTATCCGCCAATGCATCATACCACCAGCAATGCATGGCTGTGTCGAATTACCAGCAAAGCATGCCTGTTTGCTCGTTAGGAGGTGAAGGAAATAAGGAAGGTGGCAATGGG GGTTCTCCATGGAAAGCTATTCAGAATGTTATCGGAAGGTTCAAGGGAAAGTCTTTAGAAGATGAATTACGGCAGCGGATTGAGAAGAAAGGATACTATGATGATAGTGGCGGTGACGGAATACGTCCACcaggtggtggaggtggtggtggtggtggtggtggggatGCTTCTGGTGGATCAGAGGATGAAGGCCTTGCTGGAATCGTTGATGAAACTCTGCAAGTGATTTTAGCAACTATTGGCTTTATTTTTATG tatGTTTACATCATCAACGGTGAGGAGATGACCCGGCTAGCAAAGGACTACATCAAGTATTTATTTGGCGGAAATCAGAGTGCTCGTTTACGGCGTGCCATGTACAAGTGGGGAAGGTTCTACAAGAAGCTGACTCAGAAGAAGAAGACTGATCCGCTTTGGTTGGAAAAGTCAATTATCAACACCACAACTTGGTGGGACAGCCCCGAAAAATACCGTCGTCTCGTTAGGGCTTTAGAATCAAATTCTGATCAGGAATAA